The window CCACGGCCTTACAAGATATCATGTTTAAAACTCCAATTCCCATACGAGCTTCTGTAAATTTAGGTGTCTTAAAAGAAGATCAAGTAAATATTATCGTTCATGGGCATGATCCCTTGCTTTCTGAAATGATCGTCCTTGCTTCCCGAGATTCAGAGCTTTTAGATCTAGCTGGTAAGAACGGAGCTACTGGCATAAACATCTCTGGTATTTGTTGCACCTCTAATGAAATCTTAATGCGCCATGGTATTCCAATAGCTGGCAATTTTCTTCAACAAGAATTAGCCTTAATTACTGGGGCGGTAGAAGCTATGGTAGTAGATGTGCAATGTGTATTTCAATCTCTTCCTCGCATTGCTAAATGCTTTCATACAGAAATTATTACCACTAATGAAAGAGCTAAGATGTCGGGTGCTATTCATTTTGAGTTTCATCCTCATAGTGCTTTAAATGTAGCCAAAGACATTATCCGAAGGGCTATTAAGAATTTTCCAAAAAGAGGAAAAGTAAATATTCCTAAGGAAAAGATGGAGTTAATTGCTGGTTTTACCCATGAATCCATTAACTATATGTTAGGAGGAAGCTTTCGGGGTTCTTATAAGCCTTTAAATGATAATATTATTAATGGTCGCATCAGGGGAGTAGTTGGAGTGGTGGGTTGCAATAATCCAAAGACTCCTCACGATTTTTCTCATCTAACTTTAGTAAAAGAATTAATCGCTCACGATGTTTTGGTAGTTCAAACTGGTTGTTCTGCTATAGCCTGTGCTAAAGCAGGATTATTAGTTCCAGAAGCAGCTAAAGAATTTGCTGGAAAAGGTTTGGCAGAAGTATGTGAAACCGTAGGAATACCTCCGGTGCTCCATATGGGATCTTGTGTCGATAATTCACGGATTTTAGAAGCTTGTTCGGCTGTAGTAGCTGAAGGAGGGTTAGGAGACGATTATTCTGATCTACCTATTGCTGGAGCTGCCCCAGAATGGATGAGCGAAAAAGCAATCGCTATTGGTCAATACTTTGTAGCTTCTGGAGCTTTGGTAGTCTTTGGGGTAACTTTTCCTATTACTGGGTCAAAAGCTCTTAGTAACCACTTATTTAATGAATACGAAAAGATAACTGGTGGTAAGTGGAGTTTTGAGCCTGATCCTATCAAGATGGCTCACATAATAATTGACCATATCGACAAAAAACGAGCAGCTTTAGGGATAGATAAAAAACCAGAACGAGTCCTATATGATATGGAAATGCGCCGAGAGTTAAAGTTTTAAAGAAGGGGGTAACATAAGATGTCTAAAATTATTGCTTCTGCTGCTATTCGAGGAGCTCATAAAATTGTAAATTTAGCTGATCAAAGACTAAATGAAGCTTTGGAGAAGTTTGGAAATAATAAGAAGGTTGAATTTCCCAATACTGCTTACTATCTTCCTGTTATTTATGCGATGTTAGGAGTAAAAGTAGAAAAGCTGGCTGATATGATTTTTGTTTTAAACAAGGCTAAAAGCTTACTTTTTGAAGTTCCTTCTCCTGCTTTTCATTTGCCTTACTTAGGACATACCTTAGATGCAGGTATGGCTACCTTATTTGCCGAAGAGATTATTGAAGCTTTGAAGTATTTAGAAGATCCCATACCCTACACGATGACTGTCTCTCCTACCGAAAATAATATCTGGTTAGGAGCAGCTGATGACAAGATTATGAGGGAACGAGGTATAGAATTTGTTGATGGCAGCGCGCCAGGATTTGCTGCTTGCGTAGGCGCTTGTCCTGATAATAAAACAGCCGTAAAATTAGTCCGAGAACTTCAAGAAAAGGACCTCTATGTATTTATGTGTGCCAATAACCAGGGAAAAAGTATGGCTTCGCAACTTCACGAAGAAGGAGTCCAGTTAGGTTGGGAGACAAGATTAATATCTTTTAGTCAAGATATTTATGGAGCCGTTCTTGCTCTGGGGTTTGCTTCCCGAGCAGCTATGGCTTTTGGTGGAGTGACACCAGGAGATTTTAGAAGAAACCTTATCTATAATAAACATCGTATCTTTGCCTTTGTCTTAGCTTTAGGTGAGGTTTCTGATGAATGGTATGCCACGGCTGCAGGAGCTATTAACTATGGCTTTCCAGTAATTAGCTACTCTGATATTCCTGAA of the bacterium genome contains:
- the cooS gene encoding anaerobic carbon-monoxide dehydrogenase catalytic subunit, with the translated sequence MLENVSICQASLTILEKAKREGIETVFDRSKEMKICPFGSTGTCCKNCAMGPCRINVKGETEEEQEHGGKVSVCGATVGTIAARNFSRMIAAGSAAHSDHAREVVLTFIAAAKGEISGYEIKDEEKLKSVANDIGIDTQDKDKNKLALEVGEKLLEDFGRQEGELNFIKNRVPKKRQKLWKEMGVTPRGIDREIVELMHRTSIGVDQDYRNLLRQGSRCALADGYGGSMIATALQDIMFKTPIPIRASVNLGVLKEDQVNIIVHGHDPLLSEMIVLASRDSELLDLAGKNGATGINISGICCTSNEILMRHGIPIAGNFLQQELALITGAVEAMVVDVQCVFQSLPRIAKCFHTEIITTNERAKMSGAIHFEFHPHSALNVAKDIIRRAIKNFPKRGKVNIPKEKMELIAGFTHESINYMLGGSFRGSYKPLNDNIINGRIRGVVGVVGCNNPKTPHDFSHLTLVKELIAHDVLVVQTGCSAIACAKAGLLVPEAAKEFAGKGLAEVCETVGIPPVLHMGSCVDNSRILEACSAVVAEGGLGDDYSDLPIAGAAPEWMSEKAIAIGQYFVASGALVVFGVTFPITGSKALSNHLFNEYEKITGGKWSFEPDPIKMAHIIIDHIDKKRAALGIDKKPERVLYDMEMRRELKF